The following are from one region of the Streptomyces fradiae genome:
- a CDS encoding cytochrome bc complex cytochrome b subunit, protein MSTVTNTKKAPAGERIADWADGRLGIYTLAKANMRKIFPDHWSFMLGEVCLYSFLIIILTGVYLTMFFHPSMNEVEYAGSYVPLQGQLMSEAFNSTMHISFEVRGGLLIRQIHHWAALIFLAGMFVHMMRVFFTGAFRKPREINWLFGFLLFFLGMFTGFTGYSLPDDLLSGTGVRFMQGAILSVPIVGTYLSMFLFGGEFPGGDFVARFYSAHVLLLPGIMLGLVVAHLILVFVHKHTHFEGPGRTNKNVVGMPLLPVYMAKAGGFFFLVFGVIAVIAAIASINPIWAIGPYRPDQVSTGAQPDWYMGFAEGLIRVMPGWEINLWGHTLVLGVMIPLAIFPAVLAAIAVYPFIESWITGDKREHHIAQRPRNAPTRTAFGVAWITAYMVMLVGGGNDLWATHFHLSLNSITWFVRIFFFVGPVIAFVATKRICLGLQRRDKDKVLHGRESGIIKRLPHGEFVEVHTPLSQGERYKLTAHEQYEPAELPATVDENGVERKIGRMEKLRVKLNRGYYGGDNQVAKPTSEEFQEIESGHGHH, encoded by the coding sequence ATGAGCACTGTGACGAATACGAAGAAGGCGCCCGCCGGAGAGCGGATCGCCGACTGGGCCGACGGCCGCCTGGGGATCTACACGCTGGCCAAGGCCAACATGCGGAAGATCTTCCCGGACCACTGGTCCTTCATGCTGGGCGAGGTCTGCCTCTACAGCTTCCTCATCATCATCCTGACGGGCGTCTATCTGACGATGTTCTTCCACCCGTCGATGAACGAGGTGGAGTACGCCGGCAGCTACGTCCCGCTCCAGGGACAGCTGATGTCCGAGGCGTTCAACTCGACCATGCACATCTCGTTCGAGGTGCGCGGTGGTCTGCTCATCCGGCAGATCCACCACTGGGCGGCGCTGATCTTCCTCGCCGGCATGTTCGTGCACATGATGCGCGTGTTCTTCACCGGCGCGTTCCGCAAGCCGCGTGAGATCAACTGGCTGTTCGGCTTCCTGCTGTTCTTCCTGGGCATGTTCACCGGCTTCACCGGTTACTCGCTCCCGGACGACCTGCTCTCCGGCACCGGTGTGCGCTTCATGCAGGGCGCGATCCTGTCCGTGCCGATCGTCGGCACGTACCTGTCGATGTTCCTGTTCGGCGGCGAGTTCCCCGGCGGCGACTTCGTCGCCCGGTTCTACTCGGCGCACGTGCTGCTGCTCCCGGGCATCATGCTCGGCCTGGTGGTCGCGCACCTCATCCTGGTGTTCGTCCACAAGCACACGCACTTCGAGGGCCCCGGCCGGACGAACAAGAACGTCGTCGGCATGCCGCTGCTGCCCGTGTACATGGCGAAGGCCGGAGGCTTCTTCTTCCTGGTCTTCGGTGTCATCGCGGTCATCGCGGCGATCGCCTCGATCAACCCGATCTGGGCCATCGGCCCGTACCGCCCGGACCAGGTGTCCACCGGCGCCCAGCCCGACTGGTACATGGGCTTCGCCGAGGGTCTGATCCGTGTCATGCCGGGCTGGGAGATCAACCTGTGGGGCCACACGCTGGTCCTCGGCGTGATGATCCCGCTGGCGATCTTCCCGGCGGTGCTCGCCGCGATCGCGGTCTACCCGTTCATCGAGTCCTGGATCACCGGCGACAAGCGCGAGCACCACATCGCGCAGCGCCCGCGCAACGCTCCGACGCGCACCGCCTTCGGTGTCGCCTGGATCACCGCGTACATGGTCATGCTCGTCGGTGGTGGAAACGACCTCTGGGCGACCCACTTCCACCTGTCGCTCAACTCGATCACCTGGTTCGTGCGGATCTTCTTCTTCGTCGGCCCGGTCATCGCGTTCGTCGCCACCAAGCGGATCTGCCTCGGCCTCCAGCGCCGGGACAAGGACAAGGTGCTGCACGGTCGAGAGTCCGGCATCATCAAGCGCCTGCCGCACGGTGAGTTCGTCGAGGTCCACACCCCGCTCAGCCAGGGCGAGCGCTACAAGCTCACCGCGCACGAGCAGTACGAGCCGGCCGAGCTGCCGGCGACCGTCGACGAGAACGGTGTGGAGCGGAAGATCGGCCGCATGGAGAAGCTCCGGGTCAAGCTCAACCGGGGTTACTACGGCGGTGACAACCAGGTCGCCAAGCCCACCTCGGAGGAGTTCCAGGAGATCGAGAGCGGCCACGGCCACCACTGA
- a CDS encoding Rieske 2Fe-2S domain-containing protein, whose translation MSTQENPEEILPTEQATAHGAVKVAEDPFADPGLPPHKPRIQDIDERAAKRSERAIAFMFTLSMLATIGFIASYVIFPVDKIVYIWPFGRVSALNFALGLTLGAALFFIGAGAVHWARTLMSDVEVADDRHPMQATPEVKAKVMADFAAGAAESGFGRRKLIRNTLFGALALVPLSGVVLLRDMGPLPEKKLRSTLWAKGKLLINMNTNEPLRPEDVAVGSLTFAKPEGLEEHDHDFQTEIAKAALMIVRIQPEDIKDKRELEWSHDGIVAFSKICTHVGCPISLYEQQTHHVLCPCHQSTFDLSDGARVIFGPAGHALPQLRIGVNDKGFLEAHSDFEEPVGPAFWERG comes from the coding sequence ATGAGTACCCAAGAGAATCCAGAAGAGATCCTGCCGACCGAGCAGGCCACCGCGCACGGCGCGGTGAAGGTCGCCGAAGACCCGTTCGCCGACCCGGGCCTCCCGCCCCACAAGCCGCGCATCCAGGACATCGACGAGCGGGCCGCCAAGCGGTCCGAGCGCGCGATCGCCTTCATGTTCACGCTGTCGATGCTGGCCACGATCGGCTTCATCGCCTCGTACGTGATCTTCCCGGTCGACAAGATCGTGTACATCTGGCCCTTCGGCCGGGTGTCCGCGCTCAACTTCGCCCTGGGTCTGACCCTCGGTGCGGCGCTGTTCTTCATCGGCGCCGGCGCGGTCCACTGGGCCCGCACCCTGATGTCCGACGTCGAGGTGGCCGACGACCGCCACCCGATGCAGGCCACGCCCGAGGTCAAGGCGAAGGTCATGGCGGACTTCGCGGCCGGTGCCGCCGAGTCCGGCTTCGGCCGCCGCAAGCTGATCCGCAACACGCTCTTCGGCGCGCTGGCCCTGGTGCCGCTCTCCGGCGTCGTGCTGCTGCGTGACATGGGCCCGCTGCCCGAGAAGAAGCTCCGCTCCACCCTGTGGGCCAAGGGCAAGCTCCTCATCAACATGAACACCAACGAGCCGCTGCGTCCCGAGGACGTCGCCGTCGGTTCGCTGACGTTCGCGAAGCCCGAGGGCCTCGAGGAGCACGACCACGACTTCCAGACCGAGATCGCCAAGGCCGCCCTGATGATCGTCCGGATCCAGCCGGAGGACATCAAGGACAAGCGCGAGCTCGAGTGGTCGCACGACGGCATCGTCGCCTTCTCGAAGATCTGCACCCACGTCGGTTGCCCGATCTCCCTGTACGAGCAGCAGACGCACCACGTGCTGTGCCCGTGCCACCAGTCCACCTTCGACCTGTCCGACGGCGCCCGCGTCATCTTCGGCCCGGCCGGCCACGCCCTCCCGCAGCTGCGGATCGGCGTGAACGACAAGGGCTTCCTCGAAGCGCACAGCGACTTCGAAGAGCCCGTCGGTCCTGCCTTCTGGGAGCGCGGATGA
- a CDS encoding c-type cytochrome produces the protein MKKLSARRRHPLAAVVVLLLALAATGGLYAAFAPAGTAKADETAQSLAIEEGKKLYSVGCASCHGTGGQGTSDGPSLVGVGSAAVDFQVGTGRMPAQQPGAQVPKKKVIYSQAEIDQLAAYVASLGAGPVTPKEGQYSPEGADIAKGGELFRSNCAQCHNFTGEGGALTYGKYAPNLEGVDPKHLYEAMQTGPQNMPSFPDTTMPEKQKKDIIAYVQAVNSDKADNPGGLKLGGLGPVSEGLFAWVFGLGALIAVAIWVAAHTAKAKKS, from the coding sequence GTGAAAAAGCTCTCCGCACGACGACGCCATCCGCTGGCGGCGGTCGTCGTCCTACTCCTCGCGCTGGCGGCAACTGGGGGGCTGTACGCCGCGTTCGCACCCGCGGGCACGGCGAAGGCCGATGAAACCGCCCAGTCCCTGGCCATCGAGGAGGGCAAGAAGCTCTACTCCGTCGGCTGCGCCAGCTGCCACGGAACCGGCGGTCAGGGCACCTCTGACGGCCCGTCCCTGGTCGGCGTGGGCTCGGCGGCGGTGGACTTCCAGGTCGGCACCGGCCGTATGCCGGCTCAGCAGCCGGGCGCCCAGGTCCCGAAGAAGAAGGTCATCTACTCGCAGGCTGAGATCGATCAGCTCGCGGCGTACGTCGCCTCCCTCGGTGCCGGTCCGGTCACGCCGAAGGAAGGCCAGTACAGCCCCGAGGGCGCTGACATCGCCAAGGGTGGCGAACTGTTCCGCTCCAACTGTGCCCAGTGCCACAACTTCACCGGCGAGGGCGGCGCGCTGACCTACGGCAAGTACGCGCCGAACCTCGAGGGCGTGGACCCGAAGCACCTCTACGAGGCCATGCAGACCGGCCCGCAGAACATGCCCTCCTTCCCCGACACGACGATGCCGGAGAAGCAGAAGAAGGACATCATCGCCTACGTCCAGGCCGTGAACAGCGACAAGGCCGACAACCCGGGCGGTCTCAAGCTCGGTGGCCTCGGCCCCGTCAGCGAGGGCCTGTTCGCGTGGGTCTTCGGACTGGGCGCACTGATCGCAGTTGCCATCTGGGTCGCGGCCCACACCGCTAAGGCCAAGAAGTCATGA
- a CDS encoding heme-copper oxidase subunit III produces the protein MSVVATVTTVETGHAHPSVNRPNLTSVGTIIWLSSELMFFAALFAMYFTLRSVMGAEFWTEKADALNLPFSATNTTILVLSSLTCQLGVFAAERGDVKKLRTWFIITFVMGAIFIGGQVFEYTELVKVDGLSLSSDPYGTVFYLTTGFHGLHVTGGLIAFLLVLGRTYAAKRFTHEQATAAIVVSYYWHFVDVVWIGLFATIYLIK, from the coding sequence ATGTCGGTCGTGGCGACAGTAACGACAGTAGAAACCGGGCACGCGCACCCGTCGGTCAATCGACCGAACCTCACCAGCGTCGGAACCATCATCTGGTTGAGCTCCGAGCTGATGTTCTTCGCGGCCCTCTTCGCGATGTACTTCACCCTGCGATCCGTGATGGGCGCGGAGTTCTGGACGGAAAAGGCCGACGCCTTGAACCTTCCGTTCTCCGCGACGAACACCACGATCCTGGTGCTCTCCTCGCTCACCTGCCAGCTCGGCGTCTTCGCCGCGGAGCGGGGCGACGTGAAGAAGCTCCGGACGTGGTTCATCATCACCTTCGTGATGGGCGCGATCTTCATCGGCGGCCAGGTCTTCGAGTACACCGAGCTGGTGAAGGTGGACGGCCTCTCGCTGTCCTCCGACCCCTACGGCACGGTGTTCTACCTGACCACCGGCTTCCACGGCCTGCACGTGACAGGCGGTCTCATCGCCTTCCTGCTGGTCCTCGGCCGGACGTACGCCGCCAAGAGGTTCACTCACGAGCAGGCAACCGCCGCCATCGTCGTGTCCTACTACTGGCACTTCGTCGATGTCGTCTGGATCGGCCTCTTCGCCACGATCTACTTGATCAAGTAA
- a CDS encoding Ig-like domain-containing protein — translation MNDTPRIRTVLSCTLLALTVTAGVTACAGGGDHPLSARPYDAADEIAFNAPGDGKKADPEKPLEITVKDDDGRITDVTATDASGHHLAGELTADGQKWRSTAALAAGARYTVQVATEDEDGAPGARTFTFETAPAKRALTVAFGPEAGTYGVGQPITAELSLPVKDKAARAVVERALKVRSTPAVEGAWYWVDDKKLHFRPKEYWPTGATVSVSGNLDGLKVGDKLYGGASKPLKLTIGDRIEAVADAGSHYMTVRRNGEVINTIPVTTGKPGFSTRNGIKVVLGKEYYVRMRGTSIGIAEGSSDSYDLPVYYATRVTWSGEYVHAAPWSVGSQGVANVSHGCVGMSTGNAAWFYENVRPGDIVRVVNSEGEMMDTFGNGFGDWNLPWQKWRAGSALVTDAANPTATEDAKARLRPSL, via the coding sequence ATGAACGACACGCCGCGCATTCGGACTGTTCTGAGCTGCACCCTTCTGGCCCTCACCGTCACGGCGGGCGTCACGGCGTGCGCGGGCGGCGGGGACCATCCGCTGTCGGCGAGGCCCTACGACGCGGCCGACGAGATCGCCTTCAACGCGCCCGGCGACGGGAAGAAGGCCGACCCCGAGAAGCCCCTGGAGATCACCGTCAAGGACGACGACGGGCGGATCACCGACGTCACCGCCACCGACGCGTCCGGGCACCACCTGGCGGGCGAGCTCACCGCCGACGGCCAGAAGTGGCGCTCCACGGCCGCTCTGGCGGCCGGCGCCCGCTACACCGTCCAGGTGGCCACCGAGGACGAGGACGGCGCCCCGGGAGCCCGTACGTTCACGTTCGAGACGGCACCGGCCAAACGGGCCCTCACCGTCGCGTTCGGCCCCGAGGCGGGCACGTACGGCGTCGGGCAGCCCATCACCGCCGAGCTGAGCCTCCCGGTGAAGGACAAGGCGGCCCGCGCGGTGGTCGAACGGGCCCTCAAGGTCCGCTCCACCCCGGCCGTGGAGGGCGCCTGGTACTGGGTGGACGACAAGAAGCTGCACTTCCGTCCGAAGGAGTACTGGCCCACCGGCGCGACCGTCTCGGTCAGCGGCAACCTGGACGGCCTCAAGGTCGGCGACAAGCTCTACGGCGGCGCCTCCAAGCCGCTCAAGCTGACCATCGGCGACCGGATCGAGGCCGTCGCGGACGCCGGTTCCCACTACATGACGGTGCGGCGCAACGGAGAAGTGATCAACACCATTCCGGTGACCACCGGAAAACCGGGCTTCTCCACCCGAAACGGGATCAAAGTGGTGCTCGGCAAGGAGTACTACGTCCGGATGCGGGGCACCAGCATCGGCATCGCGGAGGGCAGCTCTGACTCGTACGACCTGCCCGTCTACTACGCCACCCGGGTCACCTGGAGCGGCGAGTACGTGCACGCCGCCCCCTGGTCGGTGGGCTCCCAGGGCGTCGCCAACGTCAGCCACGGCTGTGTCGGCATGTCGACCGGCAACGCGGCCTGGTTCTACGAGAACGTGCGCCCGGGCGACATCGTCCGCGTCGTCAACAGCGAGGGCGAGATGATGGACACCTTCGGCAACGGCTTCGGCGACTGGAACCTGCCGTGGCAGAAGTGGCGGGCCGGCAGCGCCCTGGTGACCGACGCCGCCAACCCCACGGCCACCGAGGACGCCAAGGCCCGCCTGCGGCCGTCCCTCTAG
- a CDS encoding cytochrome c oxidase subunit 4, with the protein MKIQGKMFIWLSVFVLAMAIVYGVWSKEPVGTTALFLAFGLCIMIGYYLAFTARRVDAMAQDNKEADVADEAGEVGFFAPHSWQPLSLAVGGALAFLAIAMGWWILYFSAPLILVGIWGWVFEFYRGENQNQ; encoded by the coding sequence GTGAAGATCCAGGGCAAGATGTTCATCTGGCTGAGCGTCTTCGTCCTCGCCATGGCGATCGTCTATGGCGTGTGGTCGAAGGAGCCGGTCGGCACGACGGCGCTGTTCCTGGCGTTCGGTCTCTGCATCATGATCGGCTACTACCTGGCCTTCACGGCCCGGCGGGTCGACGCCATGGCGCAGGACAACAAGGAGGCCGACGTCGCGGACGAGGCCGGCGAGGTGGGCTTCTTCGCCCCCCACAGCTGGCAGCCGCTCTCGCTGGCCGTCGGCGGTGCGCTCGCCTTCCTCGCCATCGCGATGGGCTGGTGGATCCTGTACTTCTCGGCGCCGCTCATCCTGGTCGGCATCTGGGGCTGGGTCTTCGAGTTCTACCGTGGTGAGAACCAGAACCAGTAG
- the ctaD gene encoding cytochrome c oxidase subunit I, which yields MSILNEPQGAAAAEDSYENELPVRRKQPGNVVVKWLTTTDHKTIGTMYLVTSFVFFIIGGLMALFMRAELARPGTQIMSNEQFNQAFTMHGTIMLLMFATPLFAGFANWIMPLQIGAPDVAFPRLNMFAYWLYLFGSIIAVAGFLTPQGAADFGWFAYSPLSDAVRSPGVGADMWIMGLAFSGFGTILGSVNFITTIICMRAPGMTMFRMPIFTWNVLLTGVLVLLAFPVLAAALFALEADRKFGAHVFDAANGGALLWQHLFWFFGHPEVYIIALPFFGIISEVIPVFSRKPMFGYIGLVAATIAIAGLSVTVWAHHMYVTGGVLLPFFSFMTFLIAVPTGVKFFNWIGTMWKGSLSFETPMLWAVGFLITFTFGGLTGVILASPPMDFHVSDSYFVVAHFHYVIFGTVVFAMFSGFHFWWPKFTGKMLDERLGKMTFWTLFVGFHGTFLVQHWLGAEGMPRRYADYLEADGFTTLNTISTISSFLLGLSMLPFMYNVWKTAKYGKKIEVDDPWGYGRSLEWATSCPPPRHNFLTLPRIRSESPAFDLHHPEIAALDQLENKPHEVAALSGGKEAGK from the coding sequence GTGAGCATCCTCAACGAACCCCAGGGTGCGGCCGCGGCTGAGGACTCGTACGAGAACGAGCTCCCGGTACGCCGCAAGCAGCCCGGCAACGTCGTGGTGAAGTGGCTGACCACCACCGACCACAAGACCATCGGCACGATGTACCTGGTCACCTCGTTCGTGTTCTTCATCATCGGCGGCCTCATGGCGCTCTTCATGCGCGCCGAGCTGGCCCGTCCGGGTACGCAGATCATGTCGAACGAGCAGTTCAACCAGGCGTTCACGATGCACGGCACGATCATGCTGCTGATGTTCGCGACGCCGCTGTTCGCCGGCTTCGCGAACTGGATCATGCCGCTGCAGATCGGCGCGCCCGACGTGGCGTTCCCGCGGCTGAACATGTTCGCCTACTGGCTCTACCTGTTCGGCTCGATCATCGCCGTGGCCGGCTTCCTCACCCCGCAGGGTGCCGCCGACTTCGGCTGGTTCGCCTACTCCCCGCTGTCGGACGCGGTCCGCTCGCCGGGTGTCGGCGCCGACATGTGGATCATGGGTCTGGCCTTCTCCGGCTTCGGCACGATCCTCGGCTCGGTCAACTTCATCACCACGATCATCTGCATGCGCGCTCCGGGCATGACGATGTTCCGCATGCCGATCTTCACCTGGAACGTGCTGCTGACCGGTGTCCTGGTCCTGCTGGCCTTCCCGGTCCTGGCGGCCGCGCTGTTCGCCCTGGAGGCGGACCGCAAGTTCGGTGCCCATGTCTTCGACGCGGCCAACGGCGGCGCCCTGCTGTGGCAACACCTCTTCTGGTTCTTCGGACACCCAGAGGTGTACATCATCGCCTTGCCCTTCTTCGGCATCATCTCCGAGGTCATCCCGGTCTTCAGCCGCAAGCCGATGTTCGGTTACATCGGTCTGGTGGCCGCGACCATCGCGATCGCCGGTCTGTCCGTGACCGTGTGGGCCCACCACATGTACGTCACCGGCGGTGTGCTCCTGCCGTTCTTCTCCTTCATGACGTTCCTCATCGCCGTACCGACCGGTGTGAAGTTCTTCAACTGGATCGGAACGATGTGGAAGGGCTCGCTGTCCTTCGAGACCCCGATGCTGTGGGCCGTCGGCTTCCTGATCACCTTCACCTTCGGTGGTCTGACCGGCGTCATCCTGGCCTCGCCCCCGATGGACTTCCACGTCTCCGACTCGTACTTCGTCGTGGCGCACTTCCACTACGTCATCTTCGGCACCGTGGTCTTCGCGATGTTCTCCGGCTTCCACTTCTGGTGGCCGAAGTTCACCGGCAAGATGCTGGACGAGCGCCTCGGCAAGATGACCTTCTGGACGCTGTTCGTGGGCTTCCACGGCACGTTCCTGGTGCAGCACTGGCTCGGTGCCGAGGGCATGCCGCGTCGTTACGCGGACTACCTCGAGGCCGACGGCTTCACCACGCTGAACACGATCTCGACGATCAGCTCCTTCCTGCTCGGCCTGTCGATGCTTCCGTTCATGTACAACGTGTGGAAGACCGCCAAGTACGGCAAGAAGATCGAGGTCGACGACCCGTGGGGCTACGGCCGTTCGCTCGAGTGGGCGACGTCCTGCCCGCCGCCGCGGCACAACTTCCTCACCCTGCCGCGGATCCGTTCCGAATCCCCGGCGTTCGACCTGCACCACCCTGAGATCGCGGCTCTCGACCAGCTCGAGAACAAGCCTCACGAGGTGGCGGCCCTCAGCGGCGGCAAGGAGGCCGGCAAGTGA